In Mangifera indica cultivar Alphonso unplaced genomic scaffold, CATAS_Mindica_2.1 Un_0005, whole genome shotgun sequence, a single window of DNA contains:
- the LOC123205446 gene encoding protein CfxQ homolog → MENGHDKQTSGSEERRTIHDCAQLGDIDGFQKLLQDDPSLLNERNPFIFETPLHVSAFNNKTEIVKFLLEWKGDDKADMEGKNIYGETPLHLAAKNGCNEAARLLLAHGALIEAKTKYGVTPLNLSVCHSIRSEDMSIVETLLENNADCDATDDEGLNPVDHLSKIQESGKLRDLLVSRQQEQRKKKLLEACKNQKEKMAALGKEFTNIVGLDELKLQLRKWAKGILLNERRKAIGLAIGTAGKLPHMAFLGNPGTGKTMVARVLGRLLHSVGLLESDNVKEVQRTDLVGEYVGETGYKTRKKIEEAKGGILFVDEAYRLMPEDGSPCDFGIEALEEIMSCMDDGKVLVIFAGYNEAMQRVISSNEGFSRRVTKIFKFEDLSCENLANVLHIKMNNQAKDSSLYGFKLHSSCSVDVIAELLKRVTTEKQRMKMNGGLVDIMLNNAKGNLDLRIHDDCAERDELLTIKLEDLEAAAKLLPLC, encoded by the exons ATGGAGAATGGTCACGATAAACAAACATCAGGATCTGAGGAACGCAGAACCATTCATGACTGTGCTCAGTTGGGGGATATTGATGGATTTCAGAAGCTACTTCAGGATGATCCATCGCTTCTCAATGAAAGAAATCCATTT ATTTTCGAGACACCCCTTCATGTCTCTGCTTTTAACAACAAGACTGAAATAGTGAAATTTCTGCTTGAATGGAAAGGAGATGATAAAGCTGACATGGAAGGGAAAAATATC TATGGAGAAACTCCGTTGCATTTAGCAGCAAAGAATGGGTGCAATGAAGCTGCCCGATTACTTCTTGCTCATGGTGCTCTAATTGAGGCCAAAACTAAG TATGGAGTGACACCACTAAATCTTTCTGTTTGTCATTCAATTCGATCTGAGGACATGTCAATTGTGGAGACATTGCTCGAGAATAATGCAGACTGTGATGCAACAGATGAT GAGGGCCTAAATCCTGTAGATCATCTTTCAAAAATCCAAGAAAGTGGGAAGTTGCGTGATCTATTAGTCTCTCGTCAACAAGAGCAACGAAAGAAAAAGCTTCTTGAAGCATGCAAgaatcaaaaagaaaagatggCTGCCCTCGGAAAGGAGTTCACAAATATTGTGGGTCTGGATGAACTCAAGTTGCAACTTCGGAAATGGGCAAAGGGCATTCTTTTGAATGAGAGGCGCAAGGCCATTGGACTGGCAATCGGCACTGCTGGAAAACTTCCTCACATGGCTTTTCTAGGAAATCCCGGCACAG GTAAGACTATGGTGGCTCGAGTCCTTGGAAGACTACTCCATAGTGTGGGACTTTTGGAAAGTGATAACGTAAAAGAAGTTCAACGGACAGATTTAGTTGGTGAATATGTTGGTGAGACTGGATATAAGACTAGGAAGAAG ATTGAAGAAGCCAAAGGAGGTATTCTTTTTGTTGATGAAGCATATCGACTAATGCCGGAGGACGGTAGTCCTTGTGACTTTGGAATTGAAGCCTTAGAAGAGATAATGTCTTGTATGGACGATGGAAAAGTTTTAGTCATATTTGCTGGATACAATGAAGCAATGCAACGTGTAATATCTTCTAATGAAGGTTTCAGCCGAAGGGTTACAaagatttttaagtttgaagatCTGAGTTGTGAAAATTTAGCTAATGTTCTCCATATCAAGATGAATAATCAAGCCAAGGATAGCTCGTTATATGGGTTTAAATTACATTCTTCTTGTAGTGTAGATGTCATAGCTGAGCTATTAAAAAGAGTAACAACAGAAAAGCAGCGTATGAAAATGAATGGAGGTTTAGTGGATATAATGTTGAATAATGCTAAGGGGAATCTGGATCTTAGGATCCATGATGATTGTGCAGAGAGAGATGAATTGCTTACTATCAAGTTAGAGGATTTGGAAGCAGCTGCTAAACTTTTACCCCTCTGTTAG